The region TGCTCATGCTGGGTCTGGCCTTTGTGGTATTCACCTTTGCCATTGGAGACTACATCTCGCCGGCGGCTGATCGCACCGCACAATTGCTCAAAGTTCGCTACACCGGACGCATCACCGTCGGGCAAACAGGGGCATGGCTGAAAGAAAAACAACTCTACGGGCAATTTTCGGTCAACGTGGGTGAACTTGGCGCTGATGGCAACCTCAAAGGTATTCGCATTTTTGAGTTCGACAATCGGGGACTGCTGCTGTCAATGATGTTGGCCGAAAGCGCAACCTTGGCCGAGTCAGATGCATGGGAGTTGCATCACGTGCAACGTACCGAATTTCCCGCATCAGACAAACCCGAGGAGTCGGTTGAACGCGCTGAACTTGATACCTTGCATTGGCCCAACCGCATCAGCGCAGAAATGGTGTCTGCCGCCCTGCTCAAACCTGAGCGCATGAGCACTTACGACCTGTTCCAGTACATCCAGCATCTGCAAAACAACGCCCAGACAGCTCAACGTTATGAGATTGAGTTCTGGAAAAAGGTCTTTTATCCACTGAGTTGCCTGGTGATGGTGGTGCTGGCCCTGCCTTTTGCCTACTTGCATTTTCGCTCTGGCAGCATCACTACTTATGTATTTGGCGGTGTTATGGCAGGCATCAGTTTCTTTTTACTCAACAATGTGTTTGGCTACATGGGCAACCTGCAAAATTGGCAGCCTTGGCTCACCGCAGCGTTGCCTGGCTTGATCTACACCGTTATTTCGCTGACAGCCTTTGGCTGGCTGGTGCTCAGACGGTAGATATCGCATTGGACATTTTTTTCTTCACCTAAAGGCCATGAACATACACGCAACCATTCTTTTTGGTCATGGCTCTCGCGACCCTGTGTGGCGCAAGCCGATTGACAGCATTGCAGAAAGCATGCGCCAACTCAGTCCTGAAAGCTGCGTCCGCTGTGCCTTTCTGGAGCTCACCCTCCCAGACCTGGCCAGTGTTACAGACGAATTGGTGAACATGGATGTCACCCATATCACCATCGTGCCGATGTTTTTGGGCGTCGGCCGACATGCTCGTGAAGACTTGCCGCTGCTGGTCAATCATTTGCAGCAGACCTACCCAGCGGTTACTTTTGTTCTGCGCCCATCGGTTGGTGAAGATCCTCGTGTCATCGAGATGCTGGCCAAACTATCCCTCTCTGAGCTTTGAGAACTGGCATCCAGCGCTTGTATTAAGCACCCCCACATGAACCTGCATCAATTCAAATTTGTTCAAGAAGCGGTACGCCGTGATCTCAACCTGACTGAAGCGGCGAAATCGCTGCACACCTCCCAACCGGGGGTTTCCAAAGCCATCATTGAGCTTGAAGAAGAGCTGGGCATTGAAATTTTTGCCCGTCATGGCAAACGCCTCAAACGTATCACCGAGCCTGGTCAACAAGTGATCAAAAGCATTGACGTGATCATGCGCGAGATCAACAACCTCAAACGTATTGGTGAACAATACAGTGCTGAAGACAGTGGCACCCTGTCGATTGCCACCACCCACACCCAAGCCCGCTACGTGCTCCCAGAGCCCGTTGCCAAACTGCGTCAAACCTACCCAAAGGTTAATATCAGCCTGCATCAGGGTTCGCCCGACCAGGTAGCCCGGATGCTGATTGAAGAAGTGGCTGAAATTGGTATTGCCACCGAGTCGATTGCGGGTTATGACGATCTGGTCACCCTGCCCTGCTATGAATGGCAGCATGTACTGGTTTTTCAGAGCGGTCATCCGCTATGTTTTAAAGAGCATATTACGCTTGAAGATATAGCCAAAGAGCCCTTAATCACCTACCACCCTTCTTACACTGGCCGCACCAGGATCGACCAGGCTTTTGCCATCCGCAAACTCACCCCGCGTATTGCGCTGGAAGCGATTGACTCCGATGTGATCAAAACCTATGTGAAACTGGGTATGGGCATTGGCATCGCCGCTGAAATGTCGGTGCGTGACGTGATCGACAACGAAGCCCAATCCGGTCTGGTGGTGCGCCCGGCAGGTCAGCTTTTTGGCCAAAACGTGACCCGTGTTGCCTTCAAACGCGGCGCATACCTGCGCAATTTTGTCTACCAATTTGCCGAGCTGGTCAGCAGCCGCCTGGAGCGCCATCTGGTCGCGCGCGCCATGACCGGACACATCAACGACTACGAACTGTGAACCCATGAGCACCCCTTTGCTGACCTCCAAACTGCCCAACGTGGGCACCACCATCTTCACCGTCATGACTGCGCTGGCGGCTGAGAAAAAAGCAGTCAACCTGGGTCAAGGCTTTCCTGACTTTGACTGTGACCCCAAGCTCGTACAGGCTGTCACCCAGGCCATGCAAAGCGGCTTGAACCAATACCCCCCAATGGCCGGTGTGCCCGCCTTGCGCGAAACAATAGCTACAAAAATCCAAGCGCTTTACGCTTATGAATACTCGCCTGACACCGAAATCACCATCACCGCCGGTGCCACTCAGGCGATCCTGACGGCGATTCTGGCGGTGGTGCACGCGGGCGACGAAGTCATCGTCCTGGAGCCTTGCTACGACAGTTATGTGCCCAACATCGAATTGGCCGGTGGCATCGCGGTACGGGTGCCGTTAACCCCAGGCACGTTTCGCCCGGACTTTGCCAGGATCGCAGCGGCCATCACCCCCCAAACCCGCGCCATCATCGTCAACTCGCCACACAACCCGAGTGGCACGGTCTGGACTGCGGCTGAAATGCAGCAGCTTGAAGCGCTGCTCAAACCGACCCAAACTCTGCTGATCAGCGACGAGGTCTACGAACACATGGTGTTTGATGGTCAGCAGCACCAAAGTGCCTCCAGCTTCCCCGGCTTGGCTGAACGCGCATTCGTGGTGTCAAGTTTTGGCAAAACCTTTCATGTGACTGGCTGGAAAGTCGGCTATGTGGCCGCCCCGGCGGCGCTCAGCCAGGAGTTTCGCAAAGTCCACCAGTTCAACGTGTTCACCGTCAACACTCCGGTGCAACATGCGCTGGCCGATTACATGCGCGACCCAGCGCCCTACCTGGGCTTGTCTGATTTTTACCAGGCCAAGCGTGACCTGTTTCGTGCCGGTCTCGCGCAAACCCGCCTGAAACTCCTGCCCTGTGAAGGCACTTATTTCCAAAGCGTGGACATTTCTGAAGTCAGTGCCCTGGGCGAAGCTGATTTTTGCAAATGGTTGACCACGGAAGTCGGTGTGGCGGCCATTCCCACCTCAGCCTTTTATGGCAACGGCTTTGACCAGCACGTGGTGCGCTTTTGTTTTGCCAAAAAAACCGAAACCCTTGAACTTGCCCTGGAAAAACTTCAGCAGTTGTAAGCCCATCGGCAAGTGACAACGGCTGGTCTGCGACAATTCCATCATGGAAATTACTCAACAATGCGTGGTCGCTTTAACCTGGACGCTCAAAGACTCTTTGGGCGAAGTTTTGGATGTGCTGGACGAACCGGTGGAATTTCTGGTCGGTGGTGATGATCTTTTTGAGGTCATCGAAACCGCGCTGCAAGGACACACTACCGGAGCCACCGTCAATTTACACATCGAACCCGAGCAAGGGTTTGGTGAATTCAACGATCAACTGATTTTTCTGGAGCCGCGCTCAGCGTTTCCTCCTGAGCTTGAAGAAGGCATGACGTTTGAAGGCGTGGCCCTGCCTGCGGGCTGCAGCGCCCACATGCCGCAGGACGCGCTCTACACCGTGACCGATATCTACCCGGATCACGTGGTACTGGATGGCAACCACCCCCTGGCTGGTATTGCCTTGCATCTCACCGTGCAAGTGCGTGCCGTGCGTGAAGCCACCGAGGCTGAAATCGGCTGCGGCAGTGCCGGCACCGGTTTTTTCAAGGTCACGCCGATACACAGTATGGCCCCCGGCAGCGACTTTCTTCAATAGGACATTTGGAGCGGAAAACGGTTTCAGACCTTGCCGGTTGAGCCGTAACCGCCCTCCCCGCGCACGCTGGCGGGGAAGTCTGTCACCACATTAAATTGGGCCTGCAGCACCGGCACGATCACCAGTTGGGCAATGCGCTCCATCGGCTCAATCGTGAACGGCACGTCGCTGCGGTTCCAGGCGCTCACCATCAACTGCCCCTGGTAGTCGCTGTCAATTAACCCGACCAGATTGCCCAGCACAATACCGTGTTTGTGGCCCAGACCGGAGCGCGGCAAGATCATCGCAGCGTAGCCTGGATCTTTCAGATAAATGGCAATCCCCGTCGGCACCAATTGCCAGGCATTGGCTTGCAGGGTCAAGGGCGCATCCAGGCAGGCCCGTAAATCCAGCCCGGCGCTGCCCGGCGTAGCGTAATGCGGCAGTTGATTGGCCATGCGCGCATCTATCACCTTTACATCAATTTTCATCATTTTGATCTCCAACGCTTATTTTTTGAGCGATAGTAGCTATTAATTTACGAGCAAGCGAAAGTTTGCTGTCACGCGACAATTCACGCACACCGGTCTCATCGATCAAGACCAAGGCATTGTCATCCTGCCCAAACGTGTCAGGGCCAATGTTACCCACCAGCAGCGGAACACCTTTGCGCAAACGCTTGGCCTGGGCGTTGGCCAGCAAGTCATGACTTTCGGCTGCAAAACCCACACAAAAAAGCGCTCCACTGTGGCCCCGCTCAGACTGGGCCACAGTGGCCAAAATGTCCGGGTTCTCGACAAAATGCAAGGTGGGTGGCAACCCCGTGGCATCTTTTTTGATTTTTCTATCCAGCATGGAGGCAGGTCGCCAGTCAGCTACCGCCGAAGTTGCTACAAATACTGTAGCATTTTGCGCTTTATCCACAACCTCTTCAAGCATATTTAATGCAGATTTCACATTCACCCGCACAACCCCACGCGGGGTCGGCAGACTGACCGGCCCAGCCACCAGCGTCACGTCAGCACCAGCCTCACGGGCAGCCCGGGCAATGGCAAACCCCATCTTGCCGCTGGACAGATTGGTGATACCCCGTACCGGGTCAATCGCCTCAAAGGTTGGCCCAGCCGTCACCAACACATGCTGGCCCCGCAACAGCTTGGGCTGAAAAAAGGCAATCACCTCGTCCAGAATCTCAGCGGGCTCCAACATGCGGCCATCACCGGTTTCACCACAGGCCTGCTCACCACAGCCAACACTCAGCACCTGTGCGCCATCCAGTGCCACCTGCACCAGATTGCGCTGGGTGGCCGGGTGCTGCCACATCTCCTTGTTCATGGCTGGCGCAATCAGCAAGGGAACGTGCTCAATAGGCCGCGCCAGGCACATCAAACTCAGCAAATCATCGGCCCGCCCTTGCGCCAGTTTGGCAATGACATCGGCACTGGCCGGAGCCAACAAACACAGATCCGCCTGACGCGTCAGGTTGATGTGAGCCATGTTGTTGGGTTCACGGCTATCCCACTGGGAGCCATACACCGTGCGCTGGCTCAGTGCCTGCATGGTCACCGGTGTCATGAACTGCTCTGCTGCAGCACTCATCACCACTTGCACCGTGGCCCCAGCCTTAATCAACAAGCGGCACAACTCGGCAGACTTGTAGCAGGCAATGCCGCCACTGAGACCCAAAACAATGTGTTTTCCAGCTAAATCTTTCATGCGCTGCAATGTAACAGAGCCCGTCATTTGCCCGAACCTACCCCTCTATAATCTCGTTTTACCAGCTCCCCGAGCTCAAAGCTCTCTCTGACATGACCAAATTTGTCTTCGTCACCGGCGGTGTAGTGTCTTCCCTGGGCAAGGGAATCGCCTCCGCCTCTCTCGCAGCGATCCTTGAATCGCGCGGCCTCAAAGTCACTTTAATCAAGCTTGATCCCTATTTGAATGTGGATCCTGGCACCATGTCACCGTTTCAACACGGCGAAGTATTTGTCACCGACGACGGTGCCGAGACCGACCTCGATTTGGGCCACTATGAGCGTTTTATTGAAACGCGCATGAAAAAGGCCAACAACTTCACCACCGGCCAGATTTACAAAAGTGTTCTTGAAAAAGAACGCCGGGGCGACTACCTGGGCAAAACGGTGCAGGTCATTCCCCATGTCACCAATGAAATCCAGGACTTCATCAAACGTGGTGCCGGTTTTGGCACCCCTGAGGCCGTGGACGTGGCCATTGTTGAAATTGGTGGCACGGTGGGCGACATTGAGTCCTTGCCCTTCCTCGAAGCGGTGCGCCAGCTCAGCCTGCAACTTGGCCCCAACAACAGCGCCTTTGTACATTTGAGTTACGTGCCCTGGATTGCGGCAGCGGGGGAACTCAAAACCAAACCGACCCAGCACACCGCCAAACAGTTGCGTGAAATTGGCATTCAGGCCGATGCCCTGCTGTGCCGTGCTGA is a window of Rhodoferax lithotrophicus DNA encoding:
- the lptG gene encoding LPS export ABC transporter permease LptG, with amino-acid sequence MKTLRRLIYGEVIQSVAFVTLGFLALFFFFDFVEEVKSVGRHYATGYRLVHALGYVSLMIPSHLYELMPIAVLIGTIFVMSRLAQSSEYTILRTSGLGPWRALKTLLMLGLAFVVFTFAIGDYISPAADRTAQLLKVRYTGRITVGQTGAWLKEKQLYGQFSVNVGELGADGNLKGIRIFEFDNRGLLLSMMLAESATLAESDAWELHHVQRTEFPASDKPEESVERAELDTLHWPNRISAEMVSAALLKPERMSTYDLFQYIQHLQNNAQTAQRYEIEFWKKVFYPLSCLVMVVLALPFAYLHFRSGSITTYVFGGVMAGISFFLLNNVFGYMGNLQNWQPWLTAALPGLIYTVISLTAFGWLVLRR
- a CDS encoding pyridoxal phosphate-dependent aminotransferase, with the protein product MSTPLLTSKLPNVGTTIFTVMTALAAEKKAVNLGQGFPDFDCDPKLVQAVTQAMQSGLNQYPPMAGVPALRETIATKIQALYAYEYSPDTEITITAGATQAILTAILAVVHAGDEVIVLEPCYDSYVPNIELAGGIAVRVPLTPGTFRPDFARIAAAITPQTRAIIVNSPHNPSGTVWTAAEMQQLEALLKPTQTLLISDEVYEHMVFDGQQHQSASSFPGLAERAFVVSSFGKTFHVTGWKVGYVAAPAALSQEFRKVHQFNVFTVNTPVQHALADYMRDPAPYLGLSDFYQAKRDLFRAGLAQTRLKLLPCEGTYFQSVDISEVSALGEADFCKWLTTEVGVAAIPTSAFYGNGFDQHVVRFCFAKKTETLELALEKLQQL
- a CDS encoding FKBP-type peptidyl-prolyl cis-trans isomerase — protein: MEITQQCVVALTWTLKDSLGEVLDVLDEPVEFLVGGDDLFEVIETALQGHTTGATVNLHIEPEQGFGEFNDQLIFLEPRSAFPPELEEGMTFEGVALPAGCSAHMPQDALYTVTDIYPDHVVLDGNHPLAGIALHLTVQVRAVREATEAEIGCGSAGTGFFKVTPIHSMAPGSDFLQ
- a CDS encoding sirohydrochlorin chelatase, with the translated sequence MNIHATILFGHGSRDPVWRKPIDSIAESMRQLSPESCVRCAFLELTLPDLASVTDELVNMDVTHITIVPMFLGVGRHAREDLPLLVNHLQQTYPAVTFVLRPSVGEDPRVIEMLAKLSLSEL
- the dut gene encoding dUTP diphosphatase codes for the protein MKIDVKVIDARMANQLPHYATPGSAGLDLRACLDAPLTLQANAWQLVPTGIAIYLKDPGYAAMILPRSGLGHKHGIVLGNLVGLIDSDYQGQLMVSAWNRSDVPFTIEPMERIAQLVIVPVLQAQFNVVTDFPASVRGEGGYGSTGKV
- a CDS encoding CysB family HTH-type transcriptional regulator; translation: MNLHQFKFVQEAVRRDLNLTEAAKSLHTSQPGVSKAIIELEEELGIEIFARHGKRLKRITEPGQQVIKSIDVIMREINNLKRIGEQYSAEDSGTLSIATTHTQARYVLPEPVAKLRQTYPKVNISLHQGSPDQVARMLIEEVAEIGIATESIAGYDDLVTLPCYEWQHVLVFQSGHPLCFKEHITLEDIAKEPLITYHPSYTGRTRIDQAFAIRKLTPRIALEAIDSDVIKTYVKLGMGIGIAAEMSVRDVIDNEAQSGLVVRPAGQLFGQNVTRVAFKRGAYLRNFVYQFAELVSSRLERHLVARAMTGHINDYEL
- the coaBC gene encoding bifunctional phosphopantothenoylcysteine decarboxylase/phosphopantothenate--cysteine ligase CoaBC — translated: MKDLAGKHIVLGLSGGIACYKSAELCRLLIKAGATVQVVMSAAAEQFMTPVTMQALSQRTVYGSQWDSREPNNMAHINLTRQADLCLLAPASADVIAKLAQGRADDLLSLMCLARPIEHVPLLIAPAMNKEMWQHPATQRNLVQVALDGAQVLSVGCGEQACGETGDGRMLEPAEILDEVIAFFQPKLLRGQHVLVTAGPTFEAIDPVRGITNLSSGKMGFAIARAAREAGADVTLVAGPVSLPTPRGVVRVNVKSALNMLEEVVDKAQNATVFVATSAVADWRPASMLDRKIKKDATGLPPTLHFVENPDILATVAQSERGHSGALFCVGFAAESHDLLANAQAKRLRKGVPLLVGNIGPDTFGQDDNALVLIDETGVRELSRDSKLSLARKLIATIAQKISVGDQNDEN